The following proteins are encoded in a genomic region of Cricetulus griseus strain 17A/GY chromosome 7, alternate assembly CriGri-PICRH-1.0, whole genome shotgun sequence:
- the LOC118239197 gene encoding translation initiation factor IF-2-like isoform X2 — MTGKRAPRPLPLAWPPPRRPRGPLPGARGRGRPGPRALGKDPKPHAGPKCKALTRSREERGRPFPPAPGGPAALACAPAWPPTPLPVTAPGPCTSEGGCGHWKARPVGGQVRRLGRPRSRSRTQVAGAGWDSTNRSSPPSSSHPEDLPQTLLRFFIDPPQSNFCLEYPWIIGNWRWGGPSSLSSGALRLAAPPPPYSRLGLPTPHSPSQEQAPLGESPRAECACLFKRPRGAPRGPPGAGGGGHRRGRLAPGGRGSTTKLRPLSLRIGRDRQTGGGRALSSPSLSQAVLGGGVGRALVPGPFRVVRTLSFPQQPNQAPAAWPG, encoded by the exons ATGACGGGCAAGCGGGCCCCGAGACCCCTCCCCCTGGCCTGGCCCCCACCCCGCCGCCCGCGCGGGCCACTGCCTGG TGCCCGAGGCAGGGGGCGCCCGGGTCCCAGGGCCTTGGGGAAGGACCCCAAGCCGCATGCCGGCCCCAAGTGCAAAGCATTGACACGTTCCAGAGAGGAGAGGGGGCGCCCTTTCCCTCCCGCGCCCGGAGGCCCGGCCGCTCTGGCCTGCGCCCCAGCCTGGCCTCCCACCCCACTCCCGGTCACCGCCCCGGGTCCATGCACTTCGGAGGGAGGCTGCGGGCACTGGAAAGCCAGGCCGGTGGGCGGGCAAGTCAGGCGGCTCGGGCGGCCGAGGTCCCGGAGCCGAACTCAGGTAGCCGGAGCCG GCTGGGATTCCACCAACCGCTCCAGCCCACCATCCAGCAGTCACCCGGAGGACCTGCCTCAGACACTCTTAAGATTCTTTATCGACCCTCCCCAATCAAACTTCTGCTTAGAATACCCTTGGATCATCGGAAACTGGCGCTGGGGCGGCCCAAGCAGCCTCTCGAGCGGCGCCTTGCGGCTCGCAGCTCCTCCTCCGCCCTACTCTCGCCTGGGTCTACCCACCCCCCACTCTCCTTCCCAGGAACAGGCGCCCCTGGGGGAGTCCCCCCGGGCAGAGTGTGCGTGTCTCTTTAAGAGGCCCCGGGGGGCGCCTCGCGGGCCGCCCGGGGCTGGAGGGGGAGGGCACCGGCGAGGGCGGCTGGCGCCAGGCGGCCGAGGCTCCACAACAAAGCTCCGGCCCCTGTCACTTCGCATCGGCCGGGACCGGCAGACGGGTGGGGGACGCGCGCTCAGCAGCCCCTCCCTCTCCCAGGCGGTCCTGGGAGGGGGCGTCGGGCGGGCGCTGGTCCCAGGCCCCTTTCGCGTGGTCCGTACTCTTAGCTTCCCGCAACAACCAAATCAAGCACCGGCAGCCTGGCCCGGATAG